Genomic segment of Pacificitalea manganoxidans:
ATCTGGCCCGTGATCATGTCCGCGATGGCCGCACGGCGGCGGAAATGCAGGCCGCGCTGCTGGCGCATCTGGCCGAGGGCCGCAGCGCGCCGCTGACAGAGGCCGAGGGCGCCGATATCGGTCTGACCGGGCGTGAGGCCGAGAGCTTCAGCTTTACCCGTGCCCTGCGCGCGCTGGCCAATCCCGCAGACCGCCGCGCGCAGGAAGCCGCCGCGTTCGAGTTCGAAGCCTCTGCCGCCGCCGCACAGCGCTCGGGCCGCGATCCGCAGGGCATTCTGGTGCCGGCGGATGTGCTGCGCCGCGCGCTCAACACCGCCAGCGATGGCTCGGCGGCAGGCGACACCGGCGGTTATTCCGTCGACAATGAGCTGATGTCGCAGAGCTTCGTGGAGATGCTGCGCAACCGGACGGTGGCCATGCAGCTGGGCCGGGTGATGGGGGGCCTCGTCGGCAATATCACCGTGCCGCGGCAAGCAGCTGGTGCGTCGGGTTACTGGATCGGCGAGGATGAGGACGCCACCGAGGACAACCTCGAACTCGACCAGATCGGGATGAGCCCGAAGACGGTCGCAGCCTATTCCGAGATTACCCGCCGCCTGCTGATGCAGTCGAGCCTCGATGTCGAAGCTATCGTGCGCGCGGATCTCGCCTCGGCGCTGGGTCTGACCATCGACAAGGCTTTCTTCTACGGCACCGGCTCCGACAACCAGCCGCGCGGCATCAAGAATTATGCGGGCATCAACGCAGTGGACTTCGGCACCGATGGGGCGGGGGCGGGCACCGGGCAAATGCCGAGCTACGCTGAGATCGTGGCAATGGAGAGTGCCATCGCTGCCGACAACGCCGATGTAAACGCCATGGCCTATGTGATGAACTCCGGCATGCGCGGGCATTGCAAGACCACGCCCAAGTTCACCGGCGGTGCCGACCAAGGGCTGATCTGGGAGCCGGGCGGCACGGTCAACGGCTACCGCTCGGAGGTCACCAACCAGATTGCCGCGGGGGATCTGTTCTTTGGCAACTTCGCCGATGCGCTGATCGGCATGTGGGGCGGGCTGGAGATCAACGTCGATCCCTACACCCATTCCAAGAAGGGCCGCCTGCGGGTGGTGGCGATGCAGGATGTCGACTTCGTTCTGCGCCGGCTCGAGAGCTTCTGCTACGGCGCCGACAGCACCGCCTGACCCTGATCCTCCCGATGCGGCAGGGCCTGCGGGTTCTGCCGCTCCATCCTCATATTCGGAGCCAAATGCATGAAAACCTTCGATCTGGAGATCACTTCCGCCGTCGTCATCGACGGTAAGATCCGCGCAGCGGGCAGCCGCGTCACCGCGAACCGCCGCCTTGCGGTGAACCTGCTGCAACGGGGAAAGGCGCAGGTTGCCTCGGGCGAGGGCCCGTTGCGGATGAGCGGCCCCATCGCCTCCGACAGCAGCGCGACCGAGGGAGATGATCTGCCGCTGGCCGACCACACCGTGGCGGAGCTTGTCGAGCTGGCGGCAGAATACGGCATCGAGGGCGCAGGCCGGATGAAGAAGGCCGAGCTGGTCGCCGCCATCGAAGCCGCCGAGGAAGGCGCGCAGGACTGATGCCCGCGCCGTCCTGGGAACAGCTCGACAGCTTTCTACAGCCCGGTGATTTTGCTGTGCTGGCTGAGGTCGCGCTGCAGGGCGGCGGCATCCGCGCGGTGCTGGGGCTCTTCGATGCGCCCTACTACAACGCGGAGCTCGGTGAATACGATTTCGACACGCGGCAACCGCGCTTCACCTGCACGGCGGCGGAGGCGGGCGGCATCGGGCGCGGCGATATCCTGAGCCTTGCTGGAACGAGCTATGACGTG
This window contains:
- a CDS encoding phage major capsid protein yields the protein MADDHRQAGGLAAALLGHCLTRAVTAEQINAGGTQGQLRRTGEVRNVDTEARTVELAFSSETEVERWFGTEVLDHRPGAMRSERLAGGAALLVNHDWHDQIGVVDRVLEGTDAHRAVVRFGRGPRADEIFRDVQDGIRRHVSVGYVVHRVEVETRKGQSDLVRITDWEPLEISIVSVPADPNVGVGRSLETGSPSGATLNEQGNTGMHTKITRDASGNLVRAKVDDDGNIVEVLEIIERAGEDAAAAQRRGSEAERARVRAIIEMGDQYGAPDLARDHVRDGRTAAEMQAALLAHLAEGRSAPLTEAEGADIGLTGREAESFSFTRALRALANPADRRAQEAAAFEFEASAAAAQRSGRDPQGILVPADVLRRALNTASDGSAAGDTGGYSVDNELMSQSFVEMLRNRTVAMQLGRVMGGLVGNITVPRQAAGASGYWIGEDEDATEDNLELDQIGMSPKTVAAYSEITRRLLMQSSLDVEAIVRADLASALGLTIDKAFFYGTGSDNQPRGIKNYAGINAVDFGTDGAGAGTGQMPSYAEIVAMESAIAADNADVNAMAYVMNSGMRGHCKTTPKFTGGADQGLIWEPGGTVNGYRSEVTNQIAAGDLFFGNFADALIGMWGGLEINVDPYTHSKKGRLRVVAMQDVDFVLRRLESFCYGADSTA
- a CDS encoding Rho termination factor N-terminal domain-containing protein — protein: MKTFDLEITSAVVIDGKIRAAGSRVTANRRLAVNLLQRGKAQVASGEGPLRMSGPIASDSSATEGDDLPLADHTVAELVELAAEYGIEGAGRMKKAELVAAIEAAEEGAQD
- a CDS encoding head-tail joining protein, giving the protein MPAPSWEQLDSFLQPGDFAVLAEVALQGGGIRAVLGLFDAPYYNAELGEYDFDTRQPRFTCTAAEAGGIGRGDILSLAGTSYDVLTAPQEDGTGLAVLELAERAGT